The proteins below are encoded in one region of Hordeum vulgare subsp. vulgare chromosome 3H, MorexV3_pseudomolecules_assembly, whole genome shotgun sequence:
- the LOC123441879 gene encoding nuclear pore complex protein NUP107-like, translated as MLGTSVSRFSKARALHDGSSIPRRPNPGLVLEDVKQEATDYSDIDGLNGPKLFGSAKRTSLDGGSGRRGARSALNLVKLEDDMPREGETTSTTFASLLDSAIQGLMPFSDVILQFERTCRNASESLRFYIALH; from the exons ATGTTGGGGACCTCAGTCTCCAGATTCTCAAAAGCAAGGGCGTTGCATGATGGAAGCAGCATACCTAGGCGGCCCAATCCTGGTCTAGTACTTGAAGACGTCAAGCAGGAGGCTACTGATTATTCCGACATTGATGGCTTGAATGGACCAAAATTGTTTGGATCAGCAAAAAGGACATCGCTGGATGGTGGTTCAGGTAGGAGGGGGGCAAGATCAGCGTTGAATCTGGTAAAGCTGGAGGACGATATGCCACGAGAAGGAGAAACAACTTCTACAACGTTTGCATCCCTTCTTGATTCAGCGATACAAG GATTGATGCCCTTCTCGGACGTGATTTTACAATTTGAGAGGACATGTAGAAACGCTTCAGAGTCACTAAGGTTTTATATTGCCTTACACTAG